Proteins encoded together in one Anaerotignum propionicum DSM 1682 window:
- a CDS encoding sigma-54 interaction domain-containing protein, which yields MDKISELKLLNYVIDNSPTGIMITDQKGTVIKANKRHAEITNYAIEDLIGKNMQDLAISGIVHRSSSLSALKTGIPLVVQQTIQKGTPFEKGIMAKSIPVKDETNTTTHVINYVFDISEKANLINRLKEEKANNLKFKLELEKYRDIGKEGKIPKFIYKSKEISDLLEKAKKIAPTDLSVLITGESGTGKSLISKYIHAHSNRSSNGFVAINCGAIPPTLIESELFGYEKGAFTGANNSGKKGLLDYADGKTLFLDEIGELPFESQVKLLTVLQDGEFYRIGGNEPIKVDVRVISATNSNLIEKINNKQFRLDLFYRLNMISLNIPPLRERTEDIPPLVENICNSLNLKYGMEKSFSPSAVQLLQNCRLNGNVRELINIIQSNMVLSSNDIIDNLEITNEFVTYFPANYNPASSILNNTSSSKTKEVKEKNELLDAIKFCNTTTELAEHLNVSQSTISRRLKKYNLNLKKIKKMER from the coding sequence ATGGACAAAATTTCTGAATTAAAACTTCTAAATTATGTAATAGATAACTCACCTACAGGAATTATGATAACAGACCAAAAAGGGACTGTAATTAAGGCAAACAAAAGACATGCAGAAATAACAAATTATGCAATTGAAGACTTAATAGGCAAAAACATGCAAGATTTAGCTATTTCAGGTATAGTGCATAGATCATCAAGCTTAAGTGCACTAAAAACTGGTATACCATTGGTCGTTCAGCAAACAATACAAAAGGGTACACCCTTTGAAAAGGGGATCATGGCTAAAAGCATACCCGTTAAAGATGAAACAAATACTACTACACATGTAATAAATTATGTTTTTGACATAAGCGAAAAAGCCAATTTAATTAATAGGCTTAAAGAAGAAAAAGCAAATAACTTAAAGTTTAAGTTGGAGCTAGAGAAATACCGGGACATAGGTAAAGAAGGTAAAATTCCAAAATTTATCTATAAAAGTAAAGAAATAAGTGATTTATTAGAAAAAGCAAAAAAAATTGCACCTACGGATTTATCCGTTCTTATTACTGGAGAATCTGGCACAGGAAAGAGTTTAATTTCAAAGTATATTCATGCACATAGCAACAGAAGTTCAAATGGATTTGTCGCAATTAACTGTGGAGCAATTCCCCCAACGCTTATTGAATCAGAGTTATTTGGATATGAGAAAGGGGCTTTTACAGGAGCAAATAATTCTGGCAAAAAAGGACTGCTTGATTATGCCGATGGAAAAACACTTTTCTTGGATGAAATCGGTGAGCTGCCATTCGAATCTCAAGTTAAACTCCTTACCGTATTACAGGATGGCGAGTTCTATAGAATTGGTGGTAATGAACCAATTAAAGTTGATGTTAGAGTTATCTCAGCAACAAATTCAAATTTAATAGAAAAAATAAATAATAAACAATTTAGATTAGACTTGTTTTATCGTTTAAATATGATTTCTTTAAATATTCCTCCGTTAAGAGAAAGAACTGAGGACATTCCTCCATTAGTTGAGAACATTTGCAATAGCTTAAATTTAAAGTACGGTATGGAAAAAAGTTTTTCACCTTCAGCAGTTCAACTGTTACAAAATTGTAGGTTAAATGGGAATGTGCGTGAATTAATAAATATAATTCAAAGTAACATGGTTCTTAGTTCAAACGACATTATTGATAACTTAGAAATTACGAATGAATTCGTTACATATTTTCCAGCTAATTATAATCCAGCAAGTTCTATTTTAAATAATACTTCTTCCTCAAAAACAAAAGAGGTTAAAGAAAAGAATGAGTTGCTAGATGCTATTAAATTTTGTAACACAACAACGGAACTAGCCGAACATCTCAATGTAAGTCAATCAACTATTTCTAGAAGATTGAAAAAATATAATCTCAACTTGAAAAAAATAAAAAAAATGGAAAGATAG
- a CDS encoding amidohydrolase has protein sequence MGKLLKADYVFKNGKVITVNSNDDVVSAVAILDNKIIYVGNDVEAEEYIGENTKVYDLKNKTLTPGFIDSHQHTAHTAAWKNMFYNLDPSFAPNKEKMFEIIKRAVKETPPGKWILFWGYDEMRMEEGEAPTSKELDEIAPDNPLLIGRFCGHVGSFNSKALEIGNININTAKDFVEGQVAINDGQLTGQLYETAYYHMWNFADIDVDKLIRALGIESGEILKYGVTTTHDAGSYGATTYYAYNQAIKNKSYKLRVAPMFFNLLGKENVIRDIKRYIDVGIGCLGNERLKYGIMKIMIDGSSSSPSCAVSIPYCHDNGTGILSMLPEEVEEVALVIHKAGLQAAAHCIGDRAAEIWITAIEKAQKAFPREDSRHRIEHCGMANSDQIKRIKDLGMIPTPNTRFLYLNGERYFKFFGERANSLFPCKSWVDAGVKAAIGTDGPIVSSNPLLGLSSAIDRRTSVGNPIGPEQNITILEAIRMYTYNGAYATFEEDIKGSIEVGKLADLAVFNGDILESTASELEKIDCLLTMVDGEVVYHK, from the coding sequence ATGGGTAAACTTTTAAAGGCAGACTATGTATTTAAAAATGGTAAAGTTATTACAGTAAACAGTAACGATGATGTAGTAAGTGCTGTTGCAATTTTAGATAACAAAATAATTTATGTTGGAAATGATGTTGAGGCGGAAGAATATATTGGAGAAAATACCAAGGTTTATGATTTGAAAAACAAAACATTAACTCCTGGTTTCATTGATTCTCATCAACACACGGCTCATACTGCTGCATGGAAAAATATGTTTTATAATTTAGACCCATCCTTTGCACCAAACAAAGAAAAAATGTTCGAAATTATAAAAAGGGCTGTCAAAGAAACTCCACCAGGGAAATGGATTTTATTCTGGGGTTATGATGAAATGAGGATGGAAGAAGGTGAAGCACCAACGTCTAAAGAGCTAGATGAAATTGCACCCGATAATCCATTGTTAATAGGTAGGTTCTGCGGGCATGTGGGGAGCTTTAATTCAAAAGCATTGGAAATAGGTAATATTAATATTAATACTGCAAAGGACTTTGTTGAAGGTCAGGTTGCAATTAATGATGGTCAGTTAACAGGTCAGCTTTATGAAACTGCATATTATCACATGTGGAATTTTGCAGATATTGATGTAGACAAATTAATTCGTGCATTAGGGATTGAAAGTGGCGAAATTTTGAAATACGGCGTCACTACTACTCATGATGCAGGTTCCTATGGGGCTACAACCTATTATGCCTATAATCAAGCCATTAAGAATAAATCTTATAAATTAAGAGTTGCACCGATGTTTTTTAATTTGCTTGGAAAAGAGAATGTAATAAGAGACATAAAAAGATATATTGATGTTGGCATAGGCTGTCTAGGAAACGAAAGGCTTAAATATGGCATTATGAAAATTATGATTGACGGTTCAAGCAGTTCACCTAGTTGTGCTGTAAGCATTCCGTACTGCCATGATAATGGAACAGGAATTTTATCTATGTTGCCAGAAGAAGTTGAAGAAGTGGCATTAGTGATTCATAAAGCAGGACTGCAGGCGGCAGCACACTGCATAGGCGATAGAGCTGCTGAAATCTGGATTACTGCAATTGAAAAGGCGCAAAAGGCATTCCCAAGAGAAGACTCTAGGCACCGTATTGAGCATTGTGGAATGGCTAATTCTGATCAAATTAAGAGAATTAAAGATTTAGGTATGATACCAACGCCAAATACAAGATTTTTATACCTTAATGGTGAAAGGTACTTTAAGTTCTTTGGCGAAAGAGCAAATAGCCTATTTCCTTGTAAAAGTTGGGTAGATGCTGGGGTAAAGGCTGCAATTGGTACCGATGGTCCAATTGTTAGCAGCAATCCTTTGCTCGGGTTGTCTTCAGCTATTGATAGAAGAACAAGTGTGGGTAATCCTATTGGTCCGGAACAGAATATTACTATTCTTGAAGCAATTCGTATGTATACATATAATGGTGCATATGCCACTTTCGAGGAAGATATAAAGGGAAGTATTGAAGTTGGTAAACTGGCAGACCTTGCTGTTTTTAATGGAGACATATTAGAATCAACTGCTTCTGAGCTTGAAAAAATAGACTGCTTACTTACTATGGTAGATGGGGAAGTAGTTTATCATAAGTAA
- a CDS encoding MFS transporter produces the protein MLVVLVILFYAFGCAAVTICPPLLTSYLFGEKDYGAIIGIFTMATNIGGAFGGTVAAKIFDMTGSYGSFWLVSGVCIALSVILCLISFKIRKKYHY, from the coding sequence ATGTTAGTTGTTTTAGTTATCCTATTCTATGCTTTTGGTTGTGCGGCAGTAACTATATGCCCTCCGTTGTTAACTTCTTACCTTTTTGGTGAAAAAGACTACGGAGCAATCATAGGTATTTTCACTATGGCAACGAATATCGGTGGTGCTTTTGGTGGAACTGTTGCGGCTAAAATTTTCGATATGACTGGGAGTTATGGGTCTTTCTGGTTGGTATCAGGGGTTTGTATTGCCTTATCAGTTATTTTATGCTTAATAAGCTTTAAAATAAGAAAAAAATATCATTATTAA
- a CDS encoding MFS transporter, with protein MRKITFKQDGKIYYGWWQVLVGFLLMSFAYVGFISVTSVFVLPVTAEFACERSEFMLYSTILCLVSVVAAAFMGKRMAKGNIKLIMLVNALIAGVGYFGFSRSNSLWQIYVFAAILGIPFTCLTTMPISILLNNWFGGKIKGTAMGLAFLGSGVGGMVLTPALNYVNTTFGWRVGYLTLAAIFVFFLAPIILLLVVKTPAEKGQTRVGETASESNTTEAKGMYINDAKKSPMLWLTSLAIFIAVVGSSGILANSVAFFVECNFSATTAASVAGLMLGSLTLGKPLVGMVCDKFGVQKGSILSFSTFSLCFFLYS; from the coding sequence ATGAGAAAAATCACGTTCAAGCAAGATGGAAAGATTTATTACGGCTGGTGGCAGGTTCTGGTTGGTTTTCTATTGATGTCATTTGCTTACGTAGGCTTCATTTCAGTTACAAGCGTTTTTGTATTACCAGTTACTGCAGAATTCGCTTGTGAACGTTCTGAGTTTATGTTGTACTCCACAATCTTGTGCCTTGTAAGTGTAGTGGCGGCTGCATTTATGGGCAAAAGGATGGCAAAAGGCAATATAAAATTAATCATGTTAGTAAATGCACTTATTGCCGGTGTTGGCTATTTTGGCTTCTCGAGATCAAACTCGTTGTGGCAAATATATGTTTTTGCGGCAATCTTGGGTATCCCTTTCACATGTTTAACAACTATGCCTATTTCAATCTTATTGAATAATTGGTTTGGAGGAAAGATTAAAGGTACGGCAATGGGTTTGGCTTTTTTGGGTAGCGGTGTTGGCGGAATGGTGTTAACCCCTGCCTTAAACTATGTTAATACTACATTTGGATGGAGAGTGGGTTATCTTACTCTTGCAGCGATCTTTGTTTTCTTTTTAGCACCAATTATCCTATTGTTAGTTGTTAAGACTCCTGCAGAGAAGGGTCAAACAAGAGTGGGTGAAACAGCATCCGAATCTAATACTACAGAAGCAAAAGGTATGTACATAAACGATGCTAAGAAAAGTCCTATGCTGTGGTTGACTTCTTTGGCAATATTTATTGCGGTAGTAGGCTCTAGTGGTATTTTGGCAAACTCAGTTGCTTTCTTTGTAGAGTGTAACTTCTCAGCTACAACAGCAGCTTCTGTAGCAGGATTGATGCTTGGTTCTTTAACGCTTGGAAAACCTTTAGTTGGTATGGTATGTGATAAATTTGGTGTACAAAAAGGTAGCATTTTAAGCTTTTCAACATTTTCATTATGTTTTTTTCTTTATTCCTAA
- a CDS encoding IS3 family transposase has translation MAKYSFLFKKTVVQDYLSRKGGSSYLAKKYNIGNCDNKQVLKWVNAYKEFGDAGYSGSFVKAA, from the coding sequence ATGGCAAAATATAGTTTTTTATTTAAGAAAACTGTCGTACAAGATTATTTATCTCGAAAAGGAGGTTCTAGTTATTTAGCAAAGAAATACAACATTGGTAATTGTGATAATAAACAAGTGTTAAAGTGGGTTAATGCATACAAAGAGTTTGGTGATGCAGGGTATAGTGGTTCCTTTGTCAAGGCAGCCTAA
- a CDS encoding IS3 family transposase, whose amino-acid sequence MAGKKELVTKDDPKLSISRQCKLLELNRSSIYYQEQAPTVCEIKIKHLIDRIHMDHPAWGTRRISAHLIEQGYFVGRKLVRRYMQEMRIYAIYPKPNLSMPNKQHKVYPYLLRNLTIDRPNQVWSIDITYIPLGRSFMYLTAIIDWHSRYIVGYELSDTLQVESVIACVKKAIAIYGVPEIINSDQGSQFTSLEYTNLLKHHSIKISMDGKGRWADNIIVERFFRTLKYDDIYIYHYQTPRELRAGINKFMKSYNEEHPHSTHGYKTPYEIYHGVKVAS is encoded by the coding sequence ATGGCTGGGAAGAAAGAACTGGTTACAAAGGACGATCCTAAACTGTCTATCAGTAGACAGTGTAAACTCCTTGAGCTTAATCGTAGTAGTATTTACTACCAAGAACAAGCCCCTACTGTATGTGAAATAAAAATTAAGCATCTTATTGATCGTATTCATATGGATCATCCAGCATGGGGAACTAGGAGAATATCTGCACATCTTATAGAGCAAGGCTATTTCGTAGGAAGAAAGCTTGTGAGACGTTACATGCAAGAAATGAGAATCTATGCCATCTATCCAAAACCAAACCTTTCAATGCCTAATAAGCAGCATAAGGTTTACCCTTATCTACTGCGTAATCTTACTATTGATAGGCCTAATCAAGTATGGTCTATTGATATCACATACATTCCCCTTGGCAGAAGCTTTATGTATCTTACTGCTATTATTGACTGGCATTCTCGTTACATAGTAGGTTATGAGCTTTCGGACACATTACAAGTTGAATCGGTAATAGCTTGTGTTAAAAAGGCTATTGCCATATATGGAGTACCTGAAATTATTAATAGTGATCAGGGCAGTCAGTTTACTAGCCTTGAATATACTAATCTCTTAAAGCATCACAGCATCAAAATCAGTATGGATGGTAAAGGGCGATGGGCAGATAATATCATTGTTGAAAGATTCTTTAGAACACTTAAATATGATGATATTTATATTTATCATTACCAAACCCCTAGAGAGCTACGGGCTGGTATTAATAAGTTTATGAAATCCTATAATGAAGAACATCCTCATTCAACACATGGTTACAAAACACCATATGAAATTTATCATGGGGTAAAAGTAGCATCTTAA
- a CDS encoding transposase has translation MKKRRSFTPEFKIQVVLELLREEKELNQIAAEHEIAPNVLRNWKKEFLANASSAFDNKKEASFEQERIDYEKKIDQLYNTIGQLTVDVNWLKKKSDQALGHGWEERTGYKGRS, from the coding sequence ATGAAAAAAAGACGTAGTTTTACACCAGAATTCAAAATACAAGTTGTACTAGAGCTTCTTCGTGAAGAAAAGGAGCTGAATCAAATAGCTGCTGAGCATGAGATTGCTCCAAATGTTCTTCGTAACTGGAAGAAAGAATTTTTAGCTAATGCATCAAGTGCCTTTGATAATAAAAAAGAAGCTTCTTTTGAACAAGAACGTATTGACTACGAAAAGAAAATCGATCAACTTTATAATACAATTGGCCAGCTTACGGTAGATGTGAACTGGCTCAAAAAAAAATCTGATCAAGCTCTTGGACATGGCTGGGAAGAAAGAACTGGTTACAAAGGACGATCCTAA
- the ltrA gene encoding group II intron reverse transcriptase/maturase, producing METKLERISQLSRENPDMVFTSIGHLIDKELLRQCHTDMDGKKAVGIDGVTKEMYGANLEENLDKLVESLRRKSYKPQPARRVEIPKDNGKTRPLSIYCYRDKLVQEALKRVLEAVFEPHFYDEMMGFRPKRRCHMAIKKLNVMIEMCYTNYILDADIKGFFDHLDHEWIVKFVESRVKDPNIIRLVRRMLKAGIMKDFQYEESEEGSGQGSICSPILANIYMHYVLVWWFKERIQPNMKGFCGLVVYADDFVVCFQYKHEAEEFYTRLKHRMGHFGLELEESKSRLIKFGRFAEADCKREGTKPETFTFLGFTHYCSKGRNGKFRVKRRTSRKKFRKKCKEINQLLKGELRFLPVKEIIKKLNQILVGYYHYYGITDNGPSLDRFRFKVIDMLFYWLNRRSHRESYTWKGLEEMLKVFPIAYGKVYVNVYG from the coding sequence ATGGAAACGAAATTGGAGAGAATATCACAGTTATCAAGAGAAAATCCGGATATGGTGTTCACGTCTATAGGACATCTGATAGACAAGGAACTGCTTAGGCAGTGCCATACGGACATGGATGGAAAGAAAGCTGTTGGCATCGACGGAGTTACAAAGGAGATGTACGGAGCGAATCTTGAAGAAAACCTGGATAAACTTGTGGAAAGTCTGAGACGGAAATCCTATAAGCCACAGCCTGCAAGGCGGGTGGAAATACCAAAGGACAACGGCAAGACGAGACCACTCAGTATCTACTGCTACAGGGATAAGTTAGTGCAGGAGGCGTTGAAAAGAGTACTCGAGGCTGTTTTCGAACCTCACTTCTACGATGAAATGATGGGCTTTCGCCCAAAACGTAGATGTCACATGGCAATTAAGAAATTAAATGTGATGATTGAGATGTGTTACACGAATTATATCCTTGATGCAGATATTAAAGGGTTCTTTGACCATTTAGACCATGAATGGATAGTTAAGTTCGTAGAATCAAGAGTCAAAGACCCTAACATCATTAGGCTGGTTAGAAGAATGCTGAAGGCAGGAATCATGAAGGATTTTCAGTATGAGGAGTCCGAAGAGGGTAGTGGACAGGGTTCTATTTGTTCACCTATACTCGCAAACATCTACATGCACTATGTACTTGTATGGTGGTTCAAGGAGAGGATACAGCCGAACATGAAGGGTTTCTGCGGATTAGTGGTGTATGCAGACGACTTTGTAGTCTGTTTTCAATACAAGCACGAAGCAGAAGAGTTCTACACGAGACTAAAACACAGGATGGGGCACTTTGGACTGGAGCTTGAGGAAAGTAAGAGCAGGCTGATTAAATTTGGGCGTTTCGCCGAAGCAGATTGCAAGCGAGAAGGAACAAAGCCAGAAACTTTTACCTTTCTCGGTTTCACACACTACTGTTCCAAAGGTAGGAACGGAAAGTTCAGAGTGAAGAGGAGAACCAGCAGGAAGAAATTCAGAAAGAAATGCAAAGAGATAAACCAACTTCTAAAGGGAGAACTTAGATTTCTACCAGTGAAGGAAATCATAAAGAAGCTGAACCAAATACTTGTTGGTTATTACCATTACTACGGGATTACTGATAACGGACCAAGCCTTGACAGATTTAGATTCAAAGTGATAGATATGTTGTTCTATTGGCTTAATCGAAGAAGTCATAGGGAAAGCTATACGTGGAAAGGACTTGAAGAGATGCTCAAAGTGTTCCCGATAGCCTATGGCAAGGTCTATGTCAATGTCTATGGATAA
- a CDS encoding SEC-C metal-binding domain-containing protein, producing MGKIATPQIITEQIMELCQSISEYQPIYVPVKASSKSRFNECFPNVAEYVEEYGGQSVFGRCIWQRANVLIEAEAHAVWKSPNGDLIDITPHINEEKSILFLIEPQMVYRGNIIPSIRKELTSSPLVAEFISLFNERDQIAAEANGNTYTLTTTMLKRMYEIEELLNQKVGRNDPCPCQSGIKYKKCCSQYMA from the coding sequence ATGGGTAAAATAGCTACACCACAAATTATTACAGAGCAGATTATGGAGCTGTGTCAATCTATATCTGAATATCAACCTATATATGTTCCAGTAAAAGCAAGTTCAAAAAGTCGTTTTAATGAGTGCTTTCCGAACGTCGCTGAATATGTTGAAGAATATGGTGGTCAAAGTGTATTCGGTAGATGCATTTGGCAAAGAGCAAACGTTTTAATCGAAGCAGAAGCACATGCTGTGTGGAAGTCTCCAAACGGTGATTTAATAGACATTACTCCTCACATCAATGAAGAAAAGTCGATCTTATTTTTAATTGAACCCCAGATGGTATATAGAGGTAATATAATACCTAGTATCCGAAAAGAATTGACTTCATCCCCGTTAGTGGCAGAATTTATTTCTCTCTTTAATGAACGTGACCAAATAGCAGCAGAGGCCAACGGTAATACATATACATTAACAACAACTATGCTTAAAAGGATGTATGAAATAGAGGAGTTATTGAATCAGAAGGTTGGTCGTAATGATCCATGTCCATGCCAATCTGGAATTAAGTATAAAAAATGCTGTAGTCAATATATGGCATAA
- a CDS encoding UvrD-helicase domain-containing protein gives MGIERLEQIKITDDDITWVESIMGFRFNNDRVNIIKNLESIDVQAFPGSGKTTTLIAKLAILARKWPYNNSGICVLSHTNVAREEIEERLGNTDIGRKLLAYPHFIGTLHSFFDTFVALPWIRSKGFCMNMIDSDVVRKSRWYMLPRGTRVYLEKNYRDAQICSYNGNIGRIDWDKQGETRQKILEAIQKSQSDGNFTFDEMLLYAKQAFDECDSLPVGLQQRFPIIFIDEAQDTNSFQWELIHKAFPEASGMTIRQGFGDSNQAIYNYVNEIVERPAFPRPSPLLLSESKRFDNRIAHLANTVAISAEQMKGTENDFSGKQSSHTLYLFSKDKVGQVIEEFAQLLLDTFSDEELLKNKKRGCHVIGMVHVKKDETTEKQFPKGIYDYWPNYEARRTSKSINPNSLIEYFRMGRFEFEKNNELCAQIEWIAKGIRRLINKAKGQNLIAATNNPFLSIIKQFPEEKQLEIRKDFYVLSSADISKEEEWQSVVSILKDILKGLDLTINEKVKEFIAWTNENYFSCNAQEAIPQVMPNHYVFEDKISERCVDLEFGSIHSVKGRTHLATLVLETYSKAHNMKAILKYLCNKPPKSVGSNHSRLKCQYVAMTRAKALLCLAMPIEFVDDKAQKSLQDTGWTIKVVD, from the coding sequence ATGGGAATTGAAAGGTTGGAGCAAATCAAAATTACTGATGACGATATTACTTGGGTTGAGTCCATTATGGGATTTCGCTTTAATAATGATAGAGTCAACATAATTAAAAACTTAGAATCAATAGATGTCCAGGCGTTTCCGGGAAGCGGAAAAACGACCACACTCATTGCAAAATTAGCAATTTTAGCAAGAAAATGGCCATACAATAATTCAGGTATATGTGTTCTGTCACATACAAATGTTGCGCGTGAAGAAATTGAAGAGCGATTAGGAAATACAGATATTGGAAGAAAGCTTTTGGCGTACCCGCACTTTATTGGGACGCTTCATTCCTTTTTTGATACATTTGTTGCATTGCCTTGGATTCGATCAAAAGGCTTTTGCATGAATATGATTGACTCAGATGTTGTAAGAAAATCTCGCTGGTATATGCTCCCTCGTGGCACAAGAGTGTATTTAGAGAAGAACTATAGAGACGCACAAATTTGTAGCTACAATGGGAATATAGGACGTATAGACTGGGACAAACAGGGTGAAACACGTCAGAAAATTTTAGAAGCAATACAGAAGTCTCAAAGTGATGGAAACTTTACATTTGATGAGATGTTGCTATATGCAAAGCAAGCGTTTGATGAATGTGATTCTCTACCTGTTGGACTGCAGCAGCGATTTCCAATAATTTTTATTGACGAAGCACAAGATACTAATTCATTTCAATGGGAGCTAATTCATAAGGCATTTCCGGAAGCAAGCGGCATGACGATTCGACAGGGATTTGGTGATAGCAACCAAGCAATTTATAATTATGTTAATGAGATCGTTGAACGACCTGCGTTCCCACGTCCATCACCACTGTTGTTGAGTGAGAGTAAAAGATTTGATAATAGAATAGCACATTTAGCAAATACTGTAGCTATTTCTGCGGAACAAATGAAAGGTACAGAAAATGATTTTTCTGGAAAACAAAGTAGCCATACACTTTATTTATTTTCAAAAGATAAGGTTGGACAAGTCATTGAGGAGTTTGCACAACTTTTGTTAGATACTTTTTCTGATGAAGAATTGTTGAAAAATAAGAAACGTGGATGCCATGTTATTGGAATGGTTCATGTGAAGAAAGACGAAACTACAGAAAAACAATTTCCCAAAGGCATATATGACTATTGGCCGAATTATGAAGCTAGAAGAACAAGCAAAAGTATAAATCCTAATAGCCTTATAGAATATTTTAGAATGGGACGCTTTGAATTTGAAAAAAACAATGAATTATGCGCACAAATAGAATGGATTGCAAAAGGTATCCGGAGACTCATCAACAAGGCAAAAGGTCAAAATTTAATAGCCGCAACCAATAATCCTTTTTTATCAATTATCAAACAATTTCCTGAAGAAAAACAGTTGGAGATACGAAAGGATTTTTATGTATTGTCTTCTGCTGATATTTCGAAAGAGGAAGAGTGGCAAAGCGTAGTTAGCATTTTGAAAGATATTTTAAAAGGACTTGATTTGACAATAAATGAAAAAGTCAAGGAATTTATAGCATGGACAAATGAAAACTATTTCAGTTGTAATGCCCAAGAAGCAATACCACAAGTGATGCCAAATCATTATGTTTTTGAGGATAAAATAAGTGAACGTTGCGTTGATTTGGAGTTCGGCAGTATTCATTCAGTAAAAGGAAGAACACATTTGGCTACTTTGGTATTAGAAACCTATTCAAAAGCTCACAACATGAAAGCTATACTTAAATATCTATGCAATAAGCCACCCAAATCTGTAGGGTCGAATCATAGTCGCTTAAAGTGCCAGTATGTAGCTATGACGCGTGCGAAAGCTTTATTATGTCTTGCAATGCCAATAGAGTTTGTTGATGATAAGGCACAAAAATCATTGCAAGATACAGGTTGGACGATAAAAGTTGTAGACTAA